The following DNA comes from Brassica oleracea var. oleracea cultivar TO1000 chromosome C5, BOL, whole genome shotgun sequence.
CCAGATATATTCCCGGGTTTGAATAAGATGGTACTCTTTGACCATGATGTAGTTGTTCAACGAGATCTAAGTAGACTATGGAGCATTGATATGAAAGGGAAGGTGGTTGGTGCTGTAGAGACTTGTAAAGAAGGCGAACCTTCATTCCACTTAATGAGCACATTTATTAACTTCTCAGACGCATGGGTCTCTGGGAAATTCAGTCCTAAAGCTTGCACGTGGGCGTTTGGGATGAATCTAGTTGATCTCGAAGAATGGAGAAGACGGAAGTTGACTTCTACATACATAAAATACTTCAACATGGTACGCAGATTATACTCTCTACTGCATTTACTCTTCTCACATAACACTGTAACCTATAGCTGCTTAGGATTCGCTTCTTCAAATAATTTCCATGTGGGTTCTTCGATTCATTTACACACCATTCTATCTGAAAAGTCCTAACAGTAATAAGTATTGGGTGTTAGTTTTGGCTGTGTTGGAGAGGAAAGATTTTGAATTTGGTACTTAGATTAATATTCAGAATAAAGGGCTGTATCTAGAAAACGAACATAAGTGAATCTAGTATAATTCCTAGAGAAAGAGTGGTTACAATCAGCAACGTCTCTGTTATGTGTGTCAACCTAAACCTAACAGTCGTTTTTGAAAATTTCTTTTCTGGCAGGGAACAAAGAGACCTTTGTGGAAAGCTGGAAGCTTACCAATAGGGTGGTTGACTTTCTATAGGCAAACAATACCGTTGGACAAGAGATGGCATGTGATGGGGTTAGGACGCGAATTAGGCATCAAAACGGTTGACATTGAACAAGCCGCGGTTATACACTACGATGGGATCATGAAGCCGTGGTTGGATATTGGAATAGAGAAATACAAACGTTACTGGAACAGACATGTCCCTTACTATCACTCCTACTTGCAACAGTGCAACATTCACGCTTGATGCGAAAAAAAACAACTTCCCACAACATAGGTTCAGTTCTAGATTCTTTCTTTATTTATTTTTTTTGTTAAAACAAGCTTATGAGCATGTTACGAATGGTATGATTAGCTTCATTCTTTTACTCTTCTGAGTGTAAATCTTGGCTTTTCATTTCCATTTTTGTCGGAGCTTACTTAATCTTGGACCTAGCCACAGCGAGATATTAATGTCTTCTTTTAGAGACCTATACATAATGGTTCTGAGCTCTTCGTTTGTAAATGCTCGAAACTTTAAAAGACGAGAACTCACCAAACATTATTCATGTGCTATGTAGAAGTACGGTTAAATTTTTTGTCGGAACTTAGTGTGGAGAGGCAAAGATTGTGTGGTAGGAAACGGCTGAGACGTGACAGGTGGAGAGAAACAATTGGTAAGAGTGTTGATAGAATGCAGATCCAGTTTCAGATTAGATACTTTCCCCACCACTTGCTAAAGCTACAAGCCTACAGCTACCAAACCAAACAAAAAAACAGAGGCTTATTTGCTCAAGTCTTGTGAGTTTGGGAAAGCTAAAGACAATGGCAAGCTTCACTTCCTCCGTTACATGTCCTACACTTCTTCTCAAGCCTTCAGTCACAGCTAGCTCCACCGAGACTGTATATGGTAAACCTATGTTTGCGTAGTAACCTCTCTTCTACTTATGAATCAGAACTGGCACTGTTATTTATGTTTTGCTTCTGTTCAGGTCTTCCAAGCATGATTAGGAGAAGCAGTGGAGTGAAATGCTCGATGGAGACAAACCAGCCGAAGAAAGAGAAGAACTCAACGCCAGTTTTCTCCGCGGTGGGGGTTATGTTGACAGCTGTGATGAGTAGTAGCCCAGCAATGGCGTTAGTGGACGAGAGGATGTCAACGGAAGGAACAGGACTACCTTTTGGTCTGAGCAATAACCTGTTAGGTTGGATTCTGTTGGGCGTGTTTGGTTTGATATGGGCTATTTACTTTAACTACGTTTCGTCCCTCGATGAGGATGATGATTCTGGTCTTTCCCTCTGAAAGCTCCCACTCTCTGCCTCTCTCTCATTTTTAAGTGAACATGAAGTGAAAATGCTTTGTACCTTCTTGTAAAGTTTCAAGTAAAGACGCGAGAGACCTTACCTTGTGTAAATGTGCTATCGTGTGTGGGTTTAATAAACTTATTGGGCCAATAGAAAAAAGCCCATTAATATTCTTGGTGGGACTGGGAGTCTTGTTACCAGATAGAGCAGCAAGAGTGAGACCTGAGCCTAACTTCTATCTCAAATTACTGTTTATTGTCGTATCATATGAGTTGAGAAGTTCTTTCTTTGTAGTATATATATATCACTCCATCTCCACTCTATTTTTTCAATCTCCACTCTATTTTTTCCTCTAAAATGAAGTAAAAGTGAATATGGAGTAAAGAATGCTTCAACCCAACTATATATCTCATTCCATAATGAAATTTACTCCATAAACGGAGTAATCTATTTTTTGTTTGTTCATCACTTCATCACTCCATTATGGAGTGGAAAATGGAGTAGGGTTAAAACATTTTTACTCTATTTTCATTTTTACTTCATTTTAGAAGAAAAAATGGAGTTTTACGTCGGAGATGCTCTTAGAAAATTAAAAAAACAAAAGAAAGTTTTGATGTAATTTACAAAAGAGTTATGAAGGGTGATGGAGTTGGGTGAGAAGATGATGAATGTCAGGAGCATGGTGGTCCTCTGCACGGATGCGATCTGGTTGAATCCAACGGCCATCAGTGTGCCTAACCATTCCTTTGTTTGCATCTTGTCGCCAATAAGGAGGTACCATAAAATGGTCTTTCAAGAAATCAGACGCTTTGTTCACTAACGCTGGATCTCTCCCACTTGATAACACGAATCTCTGTCCTTTCCCATGATACCTGTTACAAAAAATATCATGAACTGTTTATGTCAAGTCATATTAAAATTGTCATTAATGCGCTAAGTTACGTAAGACATAATTATTCCTGAAACCTACTAAGGTTTTTTTTAAAAAAATTTTTTTTGTGTAATTAAAAGAAAAAATTAAAAAATATACCAATCGCGGGATGCCACGTATCGGTGGAGCATGAGAACATGGCAAAACACCGAACACAATTGGTCTTTATCTAACGTCTTTTGAAACCGATTTTTAAGCTTATCGTGGGGTCCAGAGGTTAAGAAACCCTTTACTATCCTCGATATTCATGCTCTAATACGACAAATGAGAGTGATCTAGAAATAGCAAGCTTTGACAGATAACGACACGGCAACAACTTCTTTAAATTATTAACTAATTTTTTCTTTATTACTTTCAATTATTCTCTCCCCACCCATAAAGTCCGCCACGTTAATCAAACTGAATGATCACATTCTCATTTAGTCCCGCATTTTATGAAAATAATAATACGTTTACTAAATCCCTTACGATCGTGTATTATTAATAAAGAAAGTTCTTGGAAAATACGAGATTTGAGAATCTCAATATACACTGAGATCTGTCTCCTCAAGAAGTCTTTGACTTTTCTCCAACGATTAAGCTGACAAGTTTGTGTTTCATACGTTATTGTATAATGATTAAATATTTCCAAAAATTATAATTAATTCGTTTAATCTCTAACCAAAAATATAGAGTGAAATTTGAAAAAAATAACTGACCCGTCAAGTAGATGGAGAAGAGCTTCCAAGTTATGAGCCGTGGAAATATCAACGGACGGCTTTAGAAACGGCGAGTTCTGGTGATCCAACGCTAGCTTCTCCCCCACGTGGCAGTAACACCACGGCAACCCTCCCGCCAACTGCTTAAGCGCGTGGGGCGCGTGTTCGTTCAA
Coding sequences within:
- the LOC106292484 gene encoding photosystem II reaction center W protein, chloroplastic-like produces the protein MASFTSSVTCPTLLLKPSVTASSTETVYGLPSMIRRSSGVKCSMETNQPKKEKNSTPVFSAVGVMLTAVMSSSPAMALVDERMSTEGTGLPFGLSNNLLGWILLGVFGLIWAIYFNYVSSLDEDDDSGLSL